A stretch of DNA from Malus sylvestris chromosome 9, drMalSylv7.2, whole genome shotgun sequence:
GGAGAGAAATGACATATTTCATTCCTAAAACGGGGCAGCAAACACATGCAAGATTGAATACAAATTAATCACACAACATCACATGTCGAGTTTGCTCTTCAAAGGAATTTCTAGTTTCTAGGCTCATTAGGGTTGTGGCTTAAGTTGTGTAAAACTTAAATCCAACAAGGCTAAGCCAGCCATAGGATTGGCCACACAATGGATAGGTTTGACCACCACCTTCTCTTCATGGTTAGGTCTTCATCCCAAAATAATGCTTTGTAAAGGATTTACTTTTACCCCTTCTCTTCATTCCTTACACTATGTTTATACATCACGTGATGCATAAAAGTGAAGATAAAAGAGTATATCTCACTGAGATTGGTAGACTGATggcattttattttgttaataaATCCACTAATGAAGTTcgacaaaaaaacaaatataaataaagaaaaaaaaatccatcaaCGAATACATAGATTGGTAGAGGCATGCATGCAATTGCAGTTTCTATGTGTTGTAGTTTGCGACCATACATAATATGTAAGTTGAGTTGGTGTCAATGGGTccaattgggtttttttttcttaaagcatGATAAGGGACGACGCAGACAACACATGCATCATCGTACCGCCTAGGGAAAAGTTGTGGACCTTAATTTCATGATATGGTGTAAGTTAGGTGCACGGTTTAATATGGgaaatttaacgaaaagcatccggtactgtttattttaacgaaaaaccacatttttacactaaaaagtcaatcctgatactattcactttaccctttattttgtccttatcattaaaactcaaagttttcaaacctttttcattagttttccttttaatttttcattgacAGTAGCACGTGCTACTTTTATCTAGAGATGCAAGTTATTTACATTCTAATTTTCATACATGCTGGAAATTTTTCTTGGTAAATTCTTAAGAGGGTTCTGCgtacaaaaaattaaagaataaataaaatatttatgatTTACTATCCCCTTCAAACGATGGAAAGTTGCAAGTGATcatttaccacagtggtggaaatgTGTTGTGCCCTTGCATGACGGCATGAGTTTGAACCCCGTCGATGTCTAATCTAACGTACTAACGCTCTCTCgactcaaaaaaaataaaaaaaacaaaaagaagaagaaaaaaaaaatggaaagttAAATGTTCAAAAGAATATAGCTGGATTCATCCTTCATAGCTTGAATATAGCAGTGTTGGTTGCTTCAAGTTTTTaatcaaaaattcaaatattcaaGCTATGGAATATGGATGGATTTGATCTACAAGTTTCATACATACTTCTCGATACATTCCACGATGCTACTCAACATTCCAGACTAGGtactaaaatttgaaaactagtGCCAAGTACAACAAATTGTCCCAACTGATACCTAAGCTTTACATCCCTAATCTGAGAAGCAAACTTTAACCACTTCCGTTGTGCGCGGCCTATGTCACGGGAGCCAAAGCTAGCTTCTCAAAATCACTCCGAGCGCTCTGAATGCCTTCATTCATGGAATCCATATGCATTTTCAATCTAGCAATCTCATGGTCTTTGGCCTCCATTTCCGACTTCATTGATGCATGTTTATCCTGCAACTCGATTATTTTCTTCGCAATATGCTCAGCATCTTCGACAAGTTTGGTCTTCTCATGAGAATGCTCCATGATCATGTGTTCAGCGTCTTTTGACTCAACCTGAAACCGTCCATGCCTGTCTTTAACAGACAGCAGATCATTCACCCGCCCACGTAGAACTGTAACATTAAACCCATACTTCTCCAAGTCAAGAAGACTCTCCAAAATGCTACCCAAAACATTTCGATGGTCGTCGAACTGCAGCCTGGATATTTTATCCGCCAGACTGGAAAAGGTTATCATGTTTCCAATTGCTGAACCCTCGCGGTACTCCTCTTTGCATTCAATCAAAGGCCGGAAATGAGGATTTTGGGGAAACTTTTTGAACACTTCCAATGTTTCAATAGTCTTCCACACAGGGGAGCTCTTAACAAATGGAAACACTTGCTTCTCCTCTGTCCCACTGCCACTGACTGCAGCAACTGCGGGAGATTCCGTTGCTACCTCGATTGGTCCTTTTCTATCACTATGCTGGTCGACATTCATATCAGGGGATGGtcctagaaaagaaaaacatatataGTCAAACTAATGGCTAcaacagaaaaataaattaatatatgacGCAACTTACTTGATTCACCCACGCTCGCAGAATGCTGCATCCCTCCAAACCACATGGATAGAGGTCTGTCATCATCATCTGCATTCTCGGATGCTATCAATGAAGCTTCATTTATCATGCACCTTCCAGGAAGTTCAGCCGTTTTTCTTTTAGAGGCATCTTGTGCATCTAAACAAATTCCAGAAAGCGTTCCAGTTCAAGGGGGAAGAACCAAGGTCAATAGAATAATAAGAAATATTTTGGCACTACTTCTCACTGACAAAGTTGTTATACAGCAAATAGAAAAATGTTTAGCTACACTACCTTGTTGACAATTAAATTGTGTGCAAATGTGAAAATAGCTAATTCTTTTCTAAGTCTCGAATTTCCAGAATTGCTTTTCAAGTTCTGGTTTGCTGCATGTCATTCCTTAATGCTTTTCAAGTTCCTTACCCAAAACTTATACGACATACTCAGTTTATCCCTTATACTGAAGAGTGATTGTGCTTCTTAtatgttgttttttatttaaactttGTTGTTTTCTTCAATGAAAAAGTTGAGAAATTCTTCACTGAAAGGCTGAAAATGAAATCAAGTTGCACAATCTCAAACCTGTAGGATCCGTCCCTCTCAGCACACGCAAAGCAGCTTCCTCAGGCGTCTGATCATTCGCAACATTTTTGCTGGCGACATTTCCTGAAATATTCTGCCCCTTCACTGCAGTTCAAAACCATGGTTATTTACCCGAGAGTTTAATGGTCAAGGTAAGAACTTTTTTCTTTAGGGATAAGCTGGCCTATAGGTTTACTAATAGCTCCATATATGTTCCATCTCATTTCAACTTGAACAATGTTATCCTTATCTATTTCCCCACTTGTAGCAAGGCAGTATAAGGAGGATACCACTGGTTCAACTCATATTTGAGTAGTCATTATATCGCAACTTGGTATTTCTATCatttgtgaaaataaataaatacaaataaCTGTCCAAAATTGCCCTGCAATTGTCCATTCATCCTCTTCCAACAACTTAATAGGATGTTAGACAAGCATCTGCATAATTCCAATACATTATCAGGTTCACATGGGATCGCATTTTCACCCAAATCATTCTTTCTCTAATTGCAAAATGTAGGATTAACATTCAAATTTTAACTAGAGGACCAAATTGACACAAAtatgataattaaatggttgACATTGTTCAAATTAAAACCAAAGGGACCCAACTGAAATACATTGAAAAGCAAGGGCGTAAAATGGACTTTGACTGAATCTAGAATATCAGACAATGAATTCAGTTATAAGGAATTTTTACCTCCTTCTGAAGCTCGCGATCTTATGACCACCAACTTTCGAGGCCTGCCTCTCTTCCTTTTATGACTGCTTCCTCCAGCTGGTTGCTGCTTAAACTCCTGCTCAAATACAGACAAACACCCATAGGCAATACCATTGAGcggaaaaacaaaaagaagtacACAAAAGATAACTTTTCACTGAGGACCTCTCACTCCATGTCCATGATTATACCATGTCTGGAAAAGTAACCAGGCTACGGAGCAGGTTAGCCAAAATTGAATCACTGCCAAGTTCAGCTGACATAACCTGAGTGTTAATAGCTTATTTTAGAGAATATCCAATGTTGCCATTGTTGATAGCTAAAATCCCTAATGTCTTACGTTCCTCACTTTacataattgaatgaaatattAGATAAATAATTACATAGAAACTTCATTCCTAtgaaactagttttttttttttttttacttgactTATATCCTTTTCTCTTTAGTAATTTGTTATTTGACTCATCAAATTAAGTTTTGTCAAGCTAAGTACGACTAACACTAACAACAATCACTTTTCCTACAAGAAGTGATCTGGCTAATCACTAAGGAGTTTGATTAAAAACTACTCACTACTCCTAAACTGTCTTTTGACTAATTTGTGTCAATTTTTTGTGTATTGCCTACCatgcttttttcttttgcagGATCATTTGCACTCTTCCTCTGATCTTTCACTTGCAACTCTTGATCAGGTAGCTGAGCCGGTATTTCAGCCAGTGAACCCTCCTTGCCCTTAGTTGTTGACCTAATAGTTTGAGGCCCTTCAGCTTCTTTAATATTACCCTCCTTCTGAACATTTTGTCCAGCCAAAGAAACACTTGCGGACTCTTCCTTACCTGCAAATAATAGATAACCAAATTACTCTCAAATAGGAAACTAAATCAGTGCAGGGTCTACTGATGAACATGTAtacccttttctctcttttggcTAGGCAGTGCACAGATATACCCTGAAAATTATGAAGAACCAGGATGTCTTTCAAATAAGAAGCCTAACCAGTGTGCATGGTCTACTGATGAACATATATAcccttttttctctcttttaccTGCGTCTGGGGTGAATCGACTTCCAGCATGAGATTTTGTGCGCCTTCCTTTACTTGCTACAGGATGAATCCACTGGCTATTCACTTCACCGTCATTCTCTTGCTTAGTCTTCTACACATAAAGAATATGTTGATCTTAATTCATAAACACTGGTTCCTGGGAAAACAAAACCGAAATGATGACTTTCATCATTGCCCATCAAGAAAGGGGAAGAAAGACAACATTCCGTCACATGTAGTTTACTCAGGATCCTTTTTTTGTTCCTTTCTATATCATGTTTTAAGACATAGCATTGCTACTAATCACTGTAATCAATCATTTAGGCCCAAGAAAAATGTGTGTGCATGTGCGCATCCTCTATGTGTGTCACCGATTTCATGGAACCCACAAACATCATgtcatgaatggcaagttgcatCACATGAATGATACAATCAAATAAAGGTTAAGAAAAGACATTCAACTCACGACATTATTTTTCCCAAGCACGCTCTCTGTTTTAAAAAACTGATGGCGTACAACAGGTTTCCTTGTGCGTCTTGTTCCCTTAACTCCTGTGCTCAGTTGAGGTAATTCCTGGGGCAATTCTTTATTGTCGGGCGTTTTGCTCAATTGATGTGCTGTAGCGGATACTGTGGGCTTAGCTGCTTTTTCGTCCTTTAACTTTTTAACTGGACGCGAGTCTGTAGCACTACCATTACGGGCTAACATCTTTTTGCCCTTGACACTTAGTGGATAACTTGGTTGCTCTGTTAAATTCTTCCCTGAATTAGTTGATTCAGGATTCTCCTCTGCAGCACTCGAATTTTCTAGTTGAGTAGCCACTTGAAGATTGTTAGGATCTTTTGGAGCAGGCAACACATGCTCTAATTCTTGTGGAGTATCTGAAGCAGCCAATACATCCTGGAACGAAATTAAATTGATTATTTACCAACAAATAAATCTAATCCCTGAAAGACACTGGCTAAACTTCAACTAAATCAAGAACTAAGTATTTTTCTTTGGCATACTTCATGACCATTAACCAAAACACAAGTGATTACTGTACATTAGGTTCATATTCTACAGGAGGCATCATTCCATATATAAAAATGTAGTAAGGCTCTTTTTCGATTGTATGCAGAGTGATTTCTCCCAAAGTACTACAAAACAATATTGAACCTTTCCTTAATTGAGATATCaataacccccccccccccccttctcttctcttctcttctcttttcgACTAGGAAACATTAAATAGAAAAGGGATTATACGTTCAATGCACCAACCAATTGTCATCTTATCTCTGAGAAACTAGTTCCCTAACCTTAATCCTATGCTTAAAATGACGGTGCACATCCTCTCAGCCAGAACATTGGATGGAAACAACACCAGCCCACCTAGAAAAAATCACATAAGGGGGAGGGCGAACATGCTGAAAATTTACAGCATCTTTCTGAACCCTAGCATCTGAACTATCATACTTCACCAGATAGGTATTATCCTAATTTTCTTTTACAACAACATTTTAATTCTTAGGTGCAAGTGATATATTCACGAACACACGAAGCCTATGAAACCCACAAACAACTGCATTTTGTCATTAACTGAGTTCAGAAACCTATCAAAAGAACCACTAGAAACAAGAAAGGGGGAAGAGCATTGTAGTTACTTCCCTTCAGATAATTTCATTGCATGGACCCATAAGTTTCGAACACATAAGCGTCGAATGAATTGATCAAATTCCAAAACAAAGCAAGACTATCGATCTCATTTACGAATATCTTCGGACTTTTACATGCATGAGTAATGCACCAAAAATATGGAAACGAAATGAAAGAAACGGCAGATTATCtttaaaaaggaaagaaagaattaGCGATTACCTGCTTGTTAGGCCGAACCCATTCGCCATTAACCCAATCCTGATGCAATCTGAGACGCTCTTTCTGAAATTCGATCAAATCCGGGGGGTTCGTGAAGACGACGCGGTACTTGGAATTGCTGTCAAGAGCCTCCCCTACGACCCCAGTCCACCACCCATCTCTGTAATCCGCGTCCACAACATCTCCCACATCGAAATTCCCGTCGGCGAGCTGCGGCGGCGTCGGCCTCAGGTTCTCCGAATCGACGTACTCCTTGAGCTGCTTAGACCCGTCTTCCGTGACCAAGTTCTTGTACTCGACCAAcgccctcttcctcttctttgagGCGGAATTTGTGGGGCTTGTGACAATGGTGGCTCTGAACCAGGCGCCTTTGAACCCTTCCTCGTCGCTCTTCACTTCTACTTCTGTGCCCACGCTGAACAATTGGAGCTGCTCTTCTTCTTTGACCTCCGTGCCCGCCATTTTTGTTGGATGGCAAAAACCCTAAAGTAGGCCTCTTCTGGGTACTTTGGGTACTATAGGCTACTTTCTTTACCAATCTTAGTGGTCAAACCTGTCACTATTGACATATAAACACTTTTACCACCACTTACTGCTGCCCTGTTTTAATAAGCCTGGCACTGTCACTGTGCACAAAACCCAGGTTTAACATTTCTCTCATCGGGATTCTTTTTACCTCAAAAGAAAATGCTAAATAGAGTCTTCCAAGTTTTCTGATTTGGGAATCCGATTCGAGTTTCATTCGTAATGTGCATGTATGTTGCGTGATAGGCTCCATGTGCAATTCTAACAAAGTCATTGTTTATGCATGAACGAAATTtcataaatttacttaaatttcAACCGTTAGATGTATATACGACGAGTTGTAATTATCATATTCATTAAGAATAAACGTTACTTATTTTCGCATGagttaaatctcaaaattttctCCTTTAAGAATCTAACTAAAACAACTTAGGAGACTAAATTATGGTACCAAATCAAACACTAGGGCACCCAACTTCAGGTTTCTCAACACCCATTTTTCTTTGGCTTACAAATGTGGATTATCTCTATATTGTGGGTCCGCTAGTTATTCTACATCATTTAggctccaattttttttttttaaaaaatctaTTAAACTTCTCTAAAAATttatgtcacttagtactacagtatagtaatattcatttttacttgtaagtgagaggttttaggttcgattctcaccaaagacgaatttgaaccatattattaccaaGTCATTATTAGGCTTAGCCTATCCCGTTCGGCCGTTTTCAtcaatatagataatatcgtttgtttataaaattaaaaaaaaattaaaaaaaaaagtaaaaaagttgccctaaaaaataatattacatGATTGAAGTCTAAATCACAAGAAAAGTGATATTcgcacacttatttttactttttacacatcTTTATTAACCTTTAGTCATTGATCTTCTTTAGCTTATTCAATATGaaggccaaaaattaaaaagagtatgtgaaaagtaaaaagaaatgcATAAATAGCACTACCCAACTTGCAATAACTACGCATTATGCATAATGCATATATGTCGAAGAAAGTAGCCTATAATAGGCATTATGCATATTTGTTGAAGAATGAACGCTTTCTAAACCAAAACGAAGCCCCAAACTTTACTCTCCCTCCAGCTGACGGTCCTACGCAGCCACCTTTTCAACCTTTCTTATCCTCCTGTTTCTTTCCCGCAATTGCGATGGCCCTGATTCCCTTCGGGGAACGTTGGAACAACCCACCTTCCACGAGTGGTGTGAATGTAGCTTTGTCTCTAGGCATTTTGTCCTTCGATGCAATTTCAGTGGCACCGATTCCTGTCAAGGAACGGTGGAGCAACACACCATCTACGGGTGATGTGGATGGAGCTTTGCCTCTGGGCTTTTTGGCCATGTTTCAAGGTATTATACCTCTGATTTGGGGCCTTTTGCTCAAACTCTTCCAAAACTTCGAATCGACCCTCCAACCACTCACACCCGTCACAGCCATCCACTCTAGATTTGGTGGATCTCATCTCAACACTAGTTTGCTGATTTATTTGTGCTTCCCTCCAATCGAAGTCATAATATATGTTTTCAACCTACCAAGGTCTGGATCTCTTTGAATACGTGTTTACACCACATGACCTTTGTTGCTACTACTTGGTTCAGGGCATTCACATGCCTATTGTGTGTTTGTTTTCGACTGAGGATTGGAACTGTGGCAATTACTCTCTAAAACTTTAAAGTCACAACTTTATTTTTTGAACCTCAAAATTCACTCCAAATTATCTTTTTTGTATTAATTATGTTTAAAAGCTGTCAAAAATGCGTATGTGGTCTAAAAAAATGAATATGTAGTCTAAAAAATGAATATGTGGCATAACATGAAGTGAATATAAAAGCTAAAAATGAAGTTTATATACAGAATAAATAGCCAATTAGCACACATGGTTTGCGCATGCGTGCACATTGACAGCATATTCCACTATACTAATGTAATATTCTTATATTATCAATATAGTAGAAATACATGGTTAACATATTACTAATACACCAGTCAAGCACattgttcaaaaaaattaaaaaaaaaagtcatgcaCAACCCATTCGCACAAGAGCAGGTATCCGCATAGAGATTTTCTGATAGCCGTAATTACAATTTAGATCATCTTCAaatctgggctaaaagccaaattaccctcCAAATTATCcttcccccaaacactctccaacacatgttaaaattttaggctcaATGCCAGatgttatttctgggccaaatacccctaGCTTTCCCccggctaaatgccaaatgtttatcggaatttaaatttttttagattaaaatgttcataaaattaatttacaataatctacatatttatttttattttttaaattggtttaagaaaaaaattagcctaagttcattatttaataattccgggctaaaattttagggcagaagggttggagcagaaaaaatatttctgggctaaaagccaaatttttcgggctaaaaaatttgacttttaacccaagggttggagattgTCTTATCAAATAAGTGGAAAGCCCACTTATTATATGAGTCCCTGTACCAGTTTCTTTAGGCCCAAGTATTACTACGTGTATTCCGTATGTATTTGCGTAGTTGTCAGCTGGCCTGTACTGTGCTAATCCCTTTGCCTCTCCCTCTGCTTCTTCTGCTCGAAAAACCCCGAACCTgaaaattcaaaccaaaacTCATTTTCCACAGGGTAAATGGCTCTGGCGATTTCCCATGCTTTTCTCTGCCCCAAATTGCAATTTTCCCAAAGGAATTTCCGCCCTAAAGTCCCGGAGTTGAGGCTGCCACCCTCTTTCGTCAGGTAATTCGCTCACTctgtttggttggtgagaaaatTGAGAATAGGGTTTTGTTCCGTAGAAAGTTTCGTGTTCGTGATACGAATGctgggtcttttttttttttttttatttgttttgcaaatatatttataattatttatgCTTGAAAATGTATAGATATAGCAACAGGGTGTTAAACTTATCATGTTTCTAGAACAATTCCACAGAATACAAGGGTAATTTGTGCGGCTGCGTCTGCGGCTGGAAGTTCTAATCCGGACGGTGATTTGAATCCATATGAGGTAATTTCAGCTTGTAAATTATGGACCTTTGAAATTAATGTTGCAGCAAGTGTTTGACTGACTGGTTGGGTACATGTTTCTACTTCTCTGTTTATTTGTGATTTACTAATTCTCGTTTATCTCACAGGTTCTCGGTGTGAGCCCAATTGAGGGATTTGACATGATCAAGGCAGCGTATACGAAAAAACACAAGGAGGCCGTGAGGAGCGGTGATGAAGCAACTGCTGCTAGAGTACGCTTCAAAACTCTCTTTTTGCTCT
This window harbors:
- the LOC126582832 gene encoding DUF724 domain-containing protein 3-like isoform X1 — its product is MAGTEVKEEEQLQLFSVGTEVEVKSDEEGFKGAWFRATIVTSPTNSASKKRKRALVEYKNLVTEDGSKQLKEYVDSENLRPTPPQLADGNFDVGDVVDADYRDGWWTGVVGEALDSNSKYRVVFTNPPDLIEFQKERLRLHQDWVNGEWVRPNKQDVLAASDTPQELEHVLPAPKDPNNLQVATQLENSSAAEENPESTNSGKNLTEQPSYPLSVKGKKMLARNGSATDSRPVKKLKDEKAAKPTVSATAHQLSKTPDNKELPQELPQLSTGVKGTRRTRKPVVRHQFFKTESVLGKNNVKTKQENDGEVNSQWIHPVASKGRRTKSHAGSRFTPDAGYICALPSQKREKGKEESASVSLAGQNVQKEGNIKEAEGPQTIRSTTKGKEGSLAEIPAQLPDQELQVKDQRKSANDPAKEKSMVMSAELGSDSILANLLRSLVTFPDMEFKQQPAGGSSHKRKRGRPRKLVVIRSRASEGVKGQNISGNVASKNVANDQTPEEAALRVLRGTDPTDAQDASKRKTAELPGRCMINEASLIASENADDDDRPLSMWFGGMQHSASVGESRPSPDMNVDQHSDRKGPIEVATESPAVAAVSGSGTEEKQVFPFVKSSPVWKTIETLEVFKKFPQNPHFRPLIECKEEYREGSAIGNMITFSSLADKISRLQFDDHRNVLGSILESLLDLEKYGFNVTVLRGRVNDLLSVKDRHGRFQVESKDAEHMIMEHSHEKTKLVEDAEHIAKKIIELQDKHASMKSEMEAKDHEIARLKMHMDSMNEGIQSARSDFEKLALAPVT
- the LOC126582832 gene encoding DUF724 domain-containing protein 3-like isoform X4; translation: MAGTEVKEEEQLQLFSVGTEVEVKSDEEGFKGAWFRATIVTSPTNSASKKRKRALVEYKNLVTEDGSKQLKEYVDSENLRPTPPQLADGNFDVGDVVDADYRDGWWTGVVGEALDSNSKYRVVFTNPPDLIEFQKERLRLHQDWVNGEWVRPNKQDVLAASDTPQELEHVLPAPKDPNNLQVATQLENSSAAEENPESTNSGKNLTEQPSYPLSVKGKKMLARNGSATDSRPVKKLKDEKAAKPTVSATAHQLSKTPDNKELPQELPQLSTGVKGTRRTRKPVVRHQFFKTESVLGKNNVTKQENDGEVNSQWIHPVASKGRRTKSHAGSRFTPDAGKEESASVSLAGQNVQKEGNIKEAEGPQTIRSTTKGKEGSLAEIPAQLPDQELQVKDQRKSANDPAKEKSMVMSAELGSDSILANLLRSLVTFPDMEFKQQPAGGSSHKRKRGRPRKLVVIRSRASEGVKGQNISGNVASKNVANDQTPEEAALRVLRGTDPTDAQDASKRKTAELPGRCMINEASLIASENADDDDRPLSMWFGGMQHSASVGESRPSPDMNVDQHSDRKGPIEVATESPAVAAVSGSGTEEKQVFPFVKSSPVWKTIETLEVFKKFPQNPHFRPLIECKEEYREGSAIGNMITFSSLADKISRLQFDDHRNVLGSILESLLDLEKYGFNVTVLRGRVNDLLSVKDRHGRFQVESKDAEHMIMEHSHEKTKLVEDAEHIAKKIIELQDKHASMKSEMEAKDHEIARLKMHMDSMNEGIQSARSDFEKLALAPVT
- the LOC126582832 gene encoding DUF724 domain-containing protein 7-like isoform X3, encoding MAGTEVKEEEQLQLFSVGTEVEVKSDEEGFKGAWFRATIVTSPTNSASKKRKRALVEYKNLVTEDGSKQLKEYVDSENLRPTPPQLADGNFDVGDVVDADYRDGWWTGVVGEALDSNSKYRVVFTNPPDLIEFQKERLRLHQDWVNGEWVRPNKQDVLAASDTPQELEHVLPAPKDPNNLQVATQLENSSAAEENPESTNSGKNLTEQPSYPLSVKGKKMLARNGSATDSRPVKKLKDEKAAKPTVSATAHQLSKTPDNKELPQELPQLSTGVKGTRRTRKPVVRHQFFKTESVLGKNNVKTKQENDGEVNSQWIHPVASKGRRTKSHAGSRFTPDAGKEESASVSLAGQNVQKEGNIKEAEGPQTIRSTTKGKEGSLAEIPAQLPDQELQVKDQRKSANDPAKEKSMVMSAELGSDSILANLLRSLVTFPDMEFKQQPAGGSSHKRKRGRPRKLVVIRSRASEGVKGQNISGNVASKNVANDQTPEEAALRVLRGTDPTDAQDASKRKTAELPGRCMINEASLIASENADDDDRPLSMWFGGMQHSASVGESRPSPDMNVDQHSDRKGPIEVATESPAVAAVSGSGTEEKQVFPFVKSSPVWKTIETLEVFKKFPQNPHFRPLIECKEEYREGSAIGNMITFSSLADKISRLQFDDHRNVLGSILESLLDLEKYGFNVTVLRGRVNDLLSVKDRHGRFQVESKDAEHMIMEHSHEKTKLVEDAEHIAKKIIELQDKHASMKSEMEAKDHEIARLKMHMDSMNEGIQSARSDFEKLALAPVT
- the LOC126582832 gene encoding DUF724 domain-containing protein 3-like isoform X5; the encoded protein is MAGTEVKEEEQLQLFSVGTEVEVKSDEEGFKGAWFRATIVTSPTNSASKKRKRALVEYKNLVTEDGSKQLKEYVDSENLRPTPPQLADGNFDVGDVVDADYRDGWWTGVVGEALDSNSKYRVVFTNPPDLIEFQKERLRLHQDWVNGEWVRPNKQDVLAASDTPQELEHVLPAPKDPNNLQVATQLENSSAAEENPESTNSGKNLTEQPSYPLSVKGKKMLARNGSATDSRPVKKLKDEKAAKPTVSATAHQLSKTPDNKELPQELPQLSTGVKGTRRTRKPVVRHQFFKTESVLGKNNVKTKQENDGEVNSQWIHPVASKGRRTKSHAGSRFTPDAGYICALPSQKREKGKEESASVSLAGQNVQKEGNIKEAEGPQTIRSTTKGKEGSLAEIPAQLPDQELQVKDQRKSANDPAKEKSMEFKQQPAGGSSHKRKRGRPRKLVVIRSRASEGVKGQNISGNVASKNVANDQTPEEAALRVLRGTDPTDAQDASKRKTAELPGRCMINEASLIASENADDDDRPLSMWFGGMQHSASVGESRPSPDMNVDQHSDRKGPIEVATESPAVAAVSGSGTEEKQVFPFVKSSPVWKTIETLEVFKKFPQNPHFRPLIECKEEYREGSAIGNMITFSSLADKISRLQFDDHRNVLGSILESLLDLEKYGFNVTVLRGRVNDLLSVKDRHGRFQVESKDAEHMIMEHSHEKTKLVEDAEHIAKKIIELQDKHASMKSEMEAKDHEIARLKMHMDSMNEGIQSARSDFEKLALAPVT
- the LOC126582832 gene encoding DUF724 domain-containing protein 3-like isoform X2, with translation MAGTEVKEEEQLQLFSVGTEVEVKSDEEGFKGAWFRATIVTSPTNSASKKRKRALVEYKNLVTEDGSKQLKEYVDSENLRPTPPQLADGNFDVGDVVDADYRDGWWTGVVGEALDSNSKYRVVFTNPPDLIEFQKERLRLHQDWVNGEWVRPNKQDVLAASDTPQELEHVLPAPKDPNNLQVATQLENSSAAEENPESTNSGKNLTEQPSYPLSVKGKKMLARNGSATDSRPVKKLKDEKAAKPTVSATAHQLSKTPDNKELPQELPQLSTGVKGTRRTRKPVVRHQFFKTESVLGKNNVTKQENDGEVNSQWIHPVASKGRRTKSHAGSRFTPDAGYICALPSQKREKGKEESASVSLAGQNVQKEGNIKEAEGPQTIRSTTKGKEGSLAEIPAQLPDQELQVKDQRKSANDPAKEKSMVMSAELGSDSILANLLRSLVTFPDMEFKQQPAGGSSHKRKRGRPRKLVVIRSRASEGVKGQNISGNVASKNVANDQTPEEAALRVLRGTDPTDAQDASKRKTAELPGRCMINEASLIASENADDDDRPLSMWFGGMQHSASVGESRPSPDMNVDQHSDRKGPIEVATESPAVAAVSGSGTEEKQVFPFVKSSPVWKTIETLEVFKKFPQNPHFRPLIECKEEYREGSAIGNMITFSSLADKISRLQFDDHRNVLGSILESLLDLEKYGFNVTVLRGRVNDLLSVKDRHGRFQVESKDAEHMIMEHSHEKTKLVEDAEHIAKKIIELQDKHASMKSEMEAKDHEIARLKMHMDSMNEGIQSARSDFEKLALAPVT